In the genome of Pseudomonas fluorescens, the window CACGATTTCCAGGAATGCCGCAATGAACGCCGTGGCACCGACCTTGAACAACTTGCGCAGGCTGAACTCCAGGCCCAGGCAGAACATCAGGAATATCACCCCGAGTTCGGCCAGGGTCTTGATGGTTTCTTCGTCATGGATCAGGCCGAATGGCGGGGTGTGCGGGCCAATGATGAAACCGGCGACGATGTATCCCAGCACCACCGGTTGTTTCAGCCGATGGAAGACCACGGTTACCACACCTGCGATCAACATGATCACTGCCAGATCCTGAATGAAACTGATGGCATGCATGGCGTGAGACTCCCTGGATGGTATTGCTCGATCCCCGGACGCAGGAAAAGTCTGATCGAGCAGAACAAAAATCGGAATTGCACGTAGGAAATGCCCTTGAGGCAGGGCTTTTTGCAGGGTAACACCGCGACTTCTGGCAGAAAGGCGGTGCAATATATGGAAACAGATCGATCCGGCGTGACGGCGACCCCGCACCCGGCGTCCCGATAACTGATGGTTTGAAAAAACCGCCGAGGCACCCGCAGAGGTGCATCCCTCAAACCTGGCCTTGACCCGTGAGAATGCTATGGAACCCGGAAACGCCCAGCTGTCGATGACGGTATTGATGACCCCCGACATGGCCAACTTCTCTGGCAATGTTCACGGCGGCACCCTGCTCAAGTACCTCGACGAAGTGGCCTACGCCTGCGCCAGCCGTTATGCCGGCCGCTATGTGGTGACCCTGTCGGTGGACCAGGTCATTTTCCGCGAGCCGATCCATGTCGGCGAACTGGTGACCTTTCTCGCCTCAGTCAACTACACCGGCAACACCTCCATGGAGGTGGGCATCAAAGTGGTGACCGAGAACATCCGCGAACGCTCGGTGCGCCACACCAACAGCTGCTTCTTCACCATGGTTGCGGTGGATGACCAGCGTAAACCAGCATCAGTACCACCGCTGCAACCGCAGAATAGCGAAGACAAGCGTCGTTACATGCAGGCGCAGCAGCGCCGACAGATTCGTCAGGAGTCGGAAAAGCGCTATCAGGAGATCAAGGGCGACGTCTGACGTGTTCGATCGTTCAATCGCCATCGCGGGCAAGCCCGCTCCCACAGGGATTCAAGTTGTAAGCACTCTTTGTGCAACACAGCAAAACCTGTGGGAGCGGGCTTGCTCGCGAATGGGCTCAACGCTCAATCAGAGGCTGATCGAGGTCGCCTCGAACCGCACCCGCG includes:
- a CDS encoding acyl-CoA thioesterase; protein product: MEPGNAQLSMTVLMTPDMANFSGNVHGGTLLKYLDEVAYACASRYAGRYVVTLSVDQVIFREPIHVGELVTFLASVNYTGNTSMEVGIKVVTENIRERSVRHTNSCFFTMVAVDDQRKPASVPPLQPQNSEDKRRYMQAQQRRQIRQESEKRYQEIKGDV